The proteins below are encoded in one region of Pirellulales bacterium:
- a CDS encoding RNA polymerase sigma factor: MWVARPADGDQTLTLADERRLAPEKIAALHAECAEDLRRLALGVLHDVHLAADVVQATFVKAIEQGHTAEESLRGWLFRVALNEALALRRRQGVQARGVEQLAWLRQANERDDYDRPDEVARRREEGRRAREALDALPAEQRQVVWMRLYEQKTFAVIADELKVPLGTTLWRMQAAIKKLRECLGTGDDE, from the coding sequence ATGTGGGTCGCGAGACCCGCCGACGGAGACCAAACGTTGACCTTGGCGGACGAACGACGACTCGCCCCCGAGAAAATCGCGGCACTCCATGCCGAGTGCGCTGAGGATCTGCGCCGCTTGGCGTTGGGCGTGCTGCACGACGTCCATTTGGCCGCGGATGTGGTGCAAGCCACCTTCGTCAAGGCGATCGAGCAGGGACACACGGCGGAAGAGTCGCTCAGGGGCTGGCTGTTTCGCGTGGCCTTGAACGAGGCCCTGGCCTTGCGGAGACGGCAGGGAGTCCAGGCGCGGGGCGTGGAACAGTTGGCCTGGCTGCGGCAGGCAAATGAGCGCGACGACTACGACCGGCCTGACGAAGTGGCGCGGCGGCGCGAAGAAGGCCGGCGGGCACGGGAGGCGCTCGACGCCTTGCCGGCCGAGCAAAGGCAAGTGGTCTGGATGCGGCTCTACGAACAAAAGACGTTTGCGGTGATCGCGGACGAATTGAAAGTCCCCCTAGGCACGACGCTGTGGCGGATGCAGGCGGCCATCAAGAAATTGCGTGAGTGCCTCGGCACGGGAGACGATGAATGA
- the floA gene encoding flotillin-like protein FloA (flotillin-like protein involved in membrane lipid rafts), translated as MSLFAADNSNLVQIIWVVLLLAVLVAAMIFVAIFARYFRFWIQSVSTGAGIGILDLLGMTFRKVNPAVIVRSKIMAVQAGIGEHMGITSQALEAHYLAGGNVPLVIRAIIAANKAKIIDLDFKQATAIDLAGRNVLEAVQTSVYPKVIDCPGRNSGRQTLDAVAKNGIQLKVKARVTVRANLRQLIGGATEETIIARVGEGIVSAIGSSESHTEVLENPDRISKAVLARRLDSQTAFEIVSIDIADIDVGENIGARLQADQAEADTRRARAEAEGQRAMAVAREQEMLATIEESRAQVVEAEAQVPKAIAEAIQYGKLGILDYYKLRNVQADTDMRTAIAGGGTRMPPRTSAS; from the coding sequence ATGAGCTTATTCGCCGCCGACAATTCCAATCTGGTGCAGATTATCTGGGTTGTCTTGCTTCTCGCCGTCCTGGTGGCGGCCATGATCTTTGTCGCCATCTTTGCCCGCTATTTCCGCTTCTGGATTCAGTCGGTGAGCACCGGGGCGGGCATCGGCATTTTGGACCTGCTGGGCATGACCTTTCGCAAGGTCAACCCGGCTGTGATCGTGCGCAGCAAGATCATGGCCGTGCAGGCCGGCATCGGCGAGCACATGGGCATCACCAGCCAGGCGCTGGAGGCGCATTATCTGGCCGGGGGTAACGTGCCGCTTGTAATCCGGGCCATCATCGCCGCCAACAAGGCCAAGATCATCGACCTGGACTTCAAGCAGGCCACGGCCATCGACCTGGCCGGCCGCAACGTGCTGGAAGCCGTTCAGACCAGCGTCTATCCCAAGGTCATCGATTGTCCGGGACGCAACTCCGGCCGGCAAACGCTCGACGCGGTGGCGAAAAACGGCATCCAGCTTAAGGTCAAGGCCCGCGTCACCGTGCGGGCCAACTTGCGGCAGCTTATCGGCGGAGCGACTGAAGAAACCATCATTGCCCGCGTGGGCGAGGGCATCGTCAGCGCCATCGGCTCTTCCGAGTCGCACACCGAGGTGCTGGAAAACCCCGACCGCATTTCCAAGGCGGTTTTGGCCCGCCGGCTCGATTCGCAGACCGCTTTCGAGATCGTGTCGATCGATATCGCCGATATCGACGTGGGAGAGAATATCGGCGCCCGGCTGCAAGCCGATCAGGCCGAGGCCGATACCCGCCGCGCTCGGGCCGAAGCCGAGGGGCAACGAGCGATGGCCGTGGCCCGCGAACAAGAAATGCTGGCCACCATCGAAGAAAGCCGGGCCCAGGTCGTCGAGGCCGAAGCCCAAGTGCCCAAGGCCATCGCCGAGGCCATTCAATACGGCAAACTGGGTATTCTGGATTATTACAAGCTCCGTAACGTGCAGGCCGATACCGACATGCGTACGGCCATCGCCGGGGGAGGAACTCGCATGCCCCCCAGGACCAGCGCATCATGA
- a CDS encoding response regulator — protein sequence MKRTVLYVDDEADNRAVFEAALEDRFHILTADSTEAALQILAREIVPVVVADQRMPGGTGVDLFDVLRVKHPQTRRILLTAYTEPGAMIDAINRGQVFYFLQKPWDRSSIESVVVRAFEAYDVAMALEQQSAVLARQNDELRSMKERLEDASRLKSEFLATMSHEIRTPMTAILGFTDVLRERLRGEKDLEVVETIKRNGEYLLTIINDILDLSKIEAGSLKLDLGPCSPRSIASDVASLIRPRCEAKGLWLDVGVDDAVPRMLRSDAVRLRQVLVNLLGNAVKFTDRGGVRVDVRLAPSNGDAMMLQFDVVDSGIGIAAERLQSLFQPFSQLDSSMTRRFAGTGLGLAISRRLAQLLGGDITVRSVPGQGSTFSLTVPAGKYQTLGTPSAGKVETVAEPPATKSRLSAKVLLAEDSHDSQRLLTFILEAAGARVTVVDNGRQAVDEAMHSGAPPYDLVLMDMHMPVLDGYDATAELRRLGYGGNIIAVTAHAMSGDRQRCLDAGCNEVLTKPFERERLLTRLRDFVPQPADAS from the coding sequence ATGAAGCGCACCGTTTTGTACGTCGATGATGAGGCAGACAACCGGGCGGTCTTTGAGGCCGCCTTGGAGGACCGTTTTCACATCCTCACGGCCGACAGCACCGAAGCGGCCCTGCAGATCCTCGCACGCGAAATCGTGCCCGTGGTGGTGGCCGACCAGCGGATGCCCGGCGGCACCGGCGTCGATCTGTTCGACGTGCTGCGCGTCAAGCACCCGCAAACACGCCGCATTCTGCTGACGGCGTATACCGAGCCGGGGGCCATGATCGACGCCATCAACCGCGGGCAGGTGTTCTACTTTCTGCAGAAGCCCTGGGACCGTTCGTCGATCGAGTCGGTGGTGGTGCGGGCGTTCGAAGCCTACGACGTGGCCATGGCGCTGGAACAGCAGTCGGCGGTGCTGGCCCGGCAAAACGACGAATTGCGGTCGATGAAAGAGCGGCTGGAGGACGCCAGCCGGCTGAAGAGCGAGTTTCTGGCCACGATGAGCCACGAAATCCGCACGCCGATGACGGCCATTCTGGGCTTCACCGACGTGCTCCGCGAGCGGCTCCGCGGCGAAAAAGACCTGGAGGTGGTCGAGACGATCAAACGCAACGGCGAGTATCTGCTGACCATCATCAACGACATTCTTGACCTATCGAAGATCGAGGCCGGCTCGTTGAAGCTCGACTTGGGCCCCTGTTCGCCGCGCTCGATCGCCTCGGACGTGGCGTCGCTCATCCGGCCGCGGTGCGAAGCCAAGGGTCTATGGCTCGACGTGGGCGTCGACGACGCCGTGCCCCGCATGCTGCGCAGCGATGCCGTGCGGCTGCGGCAGGTGCTCGTCAATCTGTTGGGCAACGCCGTCAAATTCACCGATCGCGGCGGCGTGCGGGTCGACGTTCGCCTGGCGCCGTCCAACGGCGACGCGATGATGTTGCAGTTCGATGTCGTCGATTCGGGCATCGGCATCGCCGCCGAGCGATTGCAGTCGTTGTTCCAGCCGTTCAGCCAGCTCGATTCGTCGATGACGCGGCGCTTCGCGGGCACCGGGCTGGGCCTGGCGATCAGCCGGCGGCTGGCGCAGCTTCTGGGCGGCGACATCACGGTGCGGAGCGTGCCCGGCCAAGGAAGCACGTTTAGTCTTACGGTGCCGGCGGGAAAATACCAGACGTTGGGGACGCCGTCCGCCGGCAAAGTCGAAACGGTCGCGGAACCCCCGGCGACGAAGTCAAGGCTTTCGGCGAAAGTCTTGTTGGCGGAAGACAGCCACGATAGCCAGCGGCTGCTGACGTTTATTCTGGAAGCTGCCGGAGCCAGAGTGACGGTGGTCGATAACGGCCGCCAGGCGGTCGACGAGGCAATGCACTCCGGCGCCCCACCTTACGACCTGGTGCTGATGGACATGCACATGCCGGTGCTGGATGGGTACGACGCGACCGCCGAGTTGAGGCGGTTGGGCTACGGCGGAAACATCATCGCCGTGACCGCCCACGCCATGTCGGGCGACCGCCAGAGGTGCCTCGACGCCGGCTGCAACGAGGTGCTCACCAAGCCCTTCGAGCGCGAGCGTCTGCTGACCCGTCTCCGCGACTTCGTGCCCCAGCCGGCCGACGCCAGCTAG